From one Solanum lycopersicum chromosome 12, SLM_r2.1 genomic stretch:
- the LOC138340249 gene encoding uncharacterized protein — MHQHDYKNAELRRSADEKQPELKGDVGKLLKTHDITDAAGTSKKAMEKPTPKNINLNSIFTKPFTPKIQIVDASTPQTSTYATSLHKEKKTYNHITRTYIENLYKIQNFLNQKPKSTTTLEKTQDYLTQKLQGYNKLIAQPKTNPNLVKTCYNYGLLNTVYTYTGEEISGIPEVHKAFLIYKKITKGNLFFIRFYTAPAEIFYDEIKPMIQIVKIGLTREMIIPEDIGQQPEITRVEIPSFYANLCS; from the exons atgcaccag catgactataaaaatgcggagctacgtcgttcggcagaCGAAAAACAGCCAGAGCTaaaaggagacgttgggaaactccttAAAACCCATGACATTACTGATGCTGCAGGTACAAGCAAAAAAGCTATGGAGAAACCTACACCAAAAAACATAAACCTAAATAGCATATTTACCAAACCATTTACTCCAAAGATACAGATAGTAGATGCTTCAACACCACAAACATCTACCTATGCAACTAGCCtgcataaagagaagaaaacatacAACCATATAACCCgaacatatattgaaaacctatacaaaatacaaaactttttaaatcaaaaacccaaatctACCACAACATTAGAAAAAACCCAAGACTACCTAACCCAAAAACTACAAGGCTATAATAAGTTAATTGCACAACCAAAAACTAATCCAAACCTAGTTAAAACTTGTTATAACTATGGATTATTAAATACAGTCTATACATATACAGGTGAAGAGATAAGTGGAATCCCAGAGGTCCACAaagcatttttaatatataaaaagataacaaaaggaaacttatttttcataagattctacacagcaccagcagagatattCTATGATGAAATAAAGCCAATGATTCAGATTGTCAAAATTGGGCTAACACGAGAAATGATAATCCCAGAAGATATAGGCCAACAGCCAGAGATAACAAGAGTTGAGATACCCAGTTTCTATGCCAATCTTTGCAGCTAA